The following coding sequences lie in one Calypte anna isolate BGI_N300 chromosome 7, bCalAnn1_v1.p, whole genome shotgun sequence genomic window:
- the LOC103525541 gene encoding shugoshin 2 isoform X1 yields the protein MEAPEASVFSLSGVRERMREKRNGALRTAKLNASLASKIKTKIINNSSTIKVSLKHNNKALALALNAQKANAQRLTQEKAVLQKEVEQCHFQNAVLRHKLSFLNNILKKLENLMSAVKTAQLSEFHTSFESLSNGQKSNGTEDSWDNDIPDGLLERAAGMPMRVPISKLPDAGQQSANSKAVQTSSVDLQGSTSSNEPLEIVPVVFKDTLPPQPAGKPQPHQEENGEKPAESMEARKDFMDSFIFGALPVSSRLTEAPSTKSLTTERNRMPEKSCVWLESSPLFKENTADEIHGERKQTESSSQRSCSQKPEIRPLQDLTNGSSCSEEVSVRASRRRKEPVCYAEPKIHSKLRQGDPFTDTMFLYVPLHKTKRTAKANKMTSEIKEEKT from the exons ATGGAGGCTCCCGAAGCATCCGTCTTCAGTCTGAGTGGCGTAAGAGAGAGGATGCGGGAGAAGAGGAACGGTGCCTTGAGAACTGCGAAGCTGAATGCCTCGCTTGCATCGAAGATCAAAACGAAAATCATTA ACAACTCCTCCACCATTAAAGTCTCCCTGAAGCACAACAACAAAGCACTGGCCCTGGCCCTTAATGCACAGAAGGCAAATGCACAGAGGCTCACCCAGGAGAAAGCTGTCTTGCAGAAGGAGGTAGAGCAGTGTCACTTCCAGAATGCTGTGCTGAGGCACAAGCTCTCCTTCCTG AATAACATCTTGAAAAAACTTGAAAACCTTATGTCTGCAGTTAAGACAGCTCAGCTGTCAGAG TTCCATACAAGTTTTGAATCCTTGTCCAATGGCCAGAAGAGCAATGGGACTGAAGATAGCTGGGATAATGATATTCCTGATGGTCTGCTTGAGAG ggctgcagggatgccAATGAGGGTGCCCATTTCAAAGCTGCCTGATGCAGGACAGCAAAGTGCTAACTCCAAGGCAGTACAGACATCCTCAGTTGATCTTCAGGGATCAACTTCTTCTAATGAGCCCCTGGAAATTGTGCCTGTTGTCTTCAAAGACACTTTGCCACCTCAGCCTGCTGGGAAGCCTCAGCCTCACCAGGAAGAGAATGGGGAAAAGCCAGCTGAATCAATGGAAGCTCGAAAAGATTTTATGGATTCTTTCATCTTTGGAG CTTTGCCTGTCAGCTCCAGGCTTACAGAGGCACCAAGTACCAAGAGCTTAACTACTGAGAGGAACAGAATGCCAGAGAAATCTTGTGTTTGGCTGGAAAGCTCCCcgttatttaaagaaaataccgCAGATGAAATAcatggggaaagaaaacagactgaGTCAAGTTCTCAGAGGTCATGTTCACAGAAACCTG AGATCAGGCCACTACAGGACTTGACCAATGGCAGCTCCTGCTCGGAGGAAGTGTCGGTGCGCGCATCCAGGCGCAGAAAGGAGCCGGTCTGCTATGCAGAGCCAAAAATCCACAG CAAATTGAGGCAGGGTGACCCATTTACAGACACAATGTTCCTCTATGTTCCTCTCCACAAAACCAAGAGAACTGCCAAAGCCAACAAAATGACCAGTGagatcaaagaggaaaaaacatag
- the LOC103525541 gene encoding shugoshin 2 isoform X2 translates to MEAPEASVFSLSGVRERMREKRNGALRTAKLNASLASKIKTKIINNSSTIKVSLKHNNKALALALNAQKANAQRLTQEKAVLQKEVEQCHFQNAVLRHKLSFLNNILKKLENLMSAVKTAQLSEFHTSFESLSNGQKSNGTEDSWDNDIPDGLLERAAGMPMRVPISKLPDAGQQSANSKAVQTSSVDLQGSTSSNEPLEIVPVVFKDTLPPQPAGKPQPHQEENGEKPAESMEARKDFMDSFIFGEIRPLQDLTNGSSCSEEVSVRASRRRKEPVCYAEPKIHSKLRQGDPFTDTMFLYVPLHKTKRTAKANKMTSEIKEEKT, encoded by the exons ATGGAGGCTCCCGAAGCATCCGTCTTCAGTCTGAGTGGCGTAAGAGAGAGGATGCGGGAGAAGAGGAACGGTGCCTTGAGAACTGCGAAGCTGAATGCCTCGCTTGCATCGAAGATCAAAACGAAAATCATTA ACAACTCCTCCACCATTAAAGTCTCCCTGAAGCACAACAACAAAGCACTGGCCCTGGCCCTTAATGCACAGAAGGCAAATGCACAGAGGCTCACCCAGGAGAAAGCTGTCTTGCAGAAGGAGGTAGAGCAGTGTCACTTCCAGAATGCTGTGCTGAGGCACAAGCTCTCCTTCCTG AATAACATCTTGAAAAAACTTGAAAACCTTATGTCTGCAGTTAAGACAGCTCAGCTGTCAGAG TTCCATACAAGTTTTGAATCCTTGTCCAATGGCCAGAAGAGCAATGGGACTGAAGATAGCTGGGATAATGATATTCCTGATGGTCTGCTTGAGAG ggctgcagggatgccAATGAGGGTGCCCATTTCAAAGCTGCCTGATGCAGGACAGCAAAGTGCTAACTCCAAGGCAGTACAGACATCCTCAGTTGATCTTCAGGGATCAACTTCTTCTAATGAGCCCCTGGAAATTGTGCCTGTTGTCTTCAAAGACACTTTGCCACCTCAGCCTGCTGGGAAGCCTCAGCCTCACCAGGAAGAGAATGGGGAAAAGCCAGCTGAATCAATGGAAGCTCGAAAAGATTTTATGGATTCTTTCATCTTTGGAG AGATCAGGCCACTACAGGACTTGACCAATGGCAGCTCCTGCTCGGAGGAAGTGTCGGTGCGCGCATCCAGGCGCAGAAAGGAGCCGGTCTGCTATGCAGAGCCAAAAATCCACAG CAAATTGAGGCAGGGTGACCCATTTACAGACACAATGTTCCTCTATGTTCCTCTCCACAAAACCAAGAGAACTGCCAAAGCCAACAAAATGACCAGTGagatcaaagaggaaaaaacatag